The Capsicum annuum cultivar UCD-10X-F1 chromosome 1, UCD10Xv1.1, whole genome shotgun sequence sequence ttttggatttggtGTATTGGGTTTTATGAGTCTTCTTTGTGTTGTTggtgttgattttatatttattttgatttattttttttggttgttgttgaatACAAACAGGATGCAGAAATTAGCCAGAAGAAACTCCAATGTTATGCAGATATTGAGAGGTACTttaaactttaattaattaaccCACAATATAAATGTTTAAAGTTGTGAATTGGGTTTAAATCCTAACAAGATTAGAGCTTTTATTAAGGGGTGTTTTGGTACGCGGGATAAGGTGGATATCTCAGGATTAAGCTTGGAATAAAATTTATATTGCATCTCCATGTGGAATAAATTAGTTCAGGGATTATAATCAGGATAATTTCGTCCACGATAacaaatgaccccttagtttataaTAGACCAAGAAAAGGATTCCTCTTTTTAATCACAAACTTTTTGAGTTTTGGTTTCTGGGTGTTTTAAACCCAAATAAATCTAAGCTTTTTAGTAATTGCTAATGGACCAAGATATATTGATATATTTCTTTTAAGTGAAGGAAACTGTTGAACTTTTTTGCTTGTTTTTACTATTATAGGTTTTTGTCTTCAAAGAGGGGCTAAGTAGCTATTTCGATTTGAGACCCGAACATTGCAATTCTTTACAGAAGGAAttgtgtatttttctttatttgctaATTTTTGTATATTGTTTTTGTCATGAAAAAAAAGTGGGATGTGGGGTGAGAAGTGCAAGGCTACAGCAGTAGACAAGGAGAATTGTGCTCTACAATGCTTGTCACCAGTTTGTTTTGAACACGTTTATCAAAGTGATCCTGTAAGAATAATTAATTTGAATATTCTCCTGGTATATTGAGATGTATATCCTTATGTTCATAATGCTGAATATTTGTATTGATGTGTTTTGAATTAGTTGGAGGAAGGGGAAAAAGATTTAGTAAGGAGTCAAGAATACAAGTACTGCATGCACAAGTAAGAAGCCTATAACTTTTATATCATATGAAATATATGGTTGCTATTGTCTTTGTTCATTTGATGGTTAATCTGCGAGTTATGAGTTCTTAAGGAAAGTAGAAATCATTAATATTTTGCGAGTGAAACTCCTTCCTGTTATGTTGTTACCTTCTGCTGTCCATCTCTTTTTTGGTTGATATTTTGGTAATGGAATATGCGGTGTCGTAAAAAATAACATTATATGCTTGTTGAAAAGGATATAACCACAACAAGTACTTTTAGTttcatatcaaaatatccttGGTCACCATGTGTTTTGACTTTTGAGCATCGCTGCCTCTGCAAAAGGCAGAAGTTAAATAATGAGACTATCTACGACCGACTCTTGGCTGCTCAGAGTAGACAGAAGAGTTATGCTGACAGGAGGGTTCGTAACTTGGAATTCAGTGGGTATTATTGAAGGTgtcacccatgaaaggtgtgatgaggtttgataAGAAAGATTGGCCTTTTTGAGATTCTCCAGCGTGTTAGGCcagtggcttatgagttggctttgccacCGGGACTTTCAGCCGCGCATTCAGTTTTTCAGGTGTCCATGTTGAAGAACTACCATCCAGATGATTCGCATGAGTTTGGATCGAAGTCCGACATTTGAGGAGGATGATATAGCTATCCAGGATAGGCAGGTTAGAAAGTTAGCCTTTGTGAAGGTGCAGTGGAGGCATCGTCCTGTAGCTGAATccacttgggaggttgagtctgacaTGCGGAGTAGATATCCTCATCTCTTTGACAACCCATATACCTTCTCTCTCTTTACGTTCGAGGACGAACGTTTGTTttaatggtggatgatgtaatgaccctgcaaatcattttataaatttattttattttaacactCCTTGTATTTTTTAGACATGATTTATGACTTACGGGGAAGGGTAGTACCACTCCTTGAGGTGTTCGAAAGTGATTTAAGTTGTTGGGTTCTTGAGTTTAATAAAGTAAGCCCGATGGTGGTCAATTTTTATTCAAGACAATCTTGGATTAGTGTTTTACTAATTTCAATAAGCCTGAAACATGTTTTCTAGTCAATTTACATACTTGATTTATTTTCATggtatttcaaataaattttgaggatttattAGAAGTTTgggtattttagataattaattaattagtgaattaatgggccaaaatcataattttatttacttatgtggCAAAAGAATGAATTTTAAGTGAAAAAGATTTAccatatttattaataatatgaacaaaaagtTTGAGAAGTGGGGAACAGAAGTTACAACATAAGGCTTTTTCACATCAGCTTGCAGAAACGAAAACGAGGAAAGACTTCAGGTAGCAAAATTCTCTTAGTGATTCTATTAACTTGTTTCTGGTACACTAggatttaaataatttaatacttaGTCTTTGGCACAATGATGACAATAATGATGAGTCAATGattactaattaattattattttgtccATATTAAGTGTTGTGAAAATATGACGCAGAAGTCAATTCAGGTTGGAAAATGTTTATTGATGTCTTATTTAGAGTTTGGTGGATTTGTCCTtattaagaaatataagaaaagtGAGGCAGTGGTTGGTGAAATTCGTCCTTATTAAAGATTATGAGAAAAGGGTGACAAAGTGGTGAATTAAAGTAGATGGATTTGCCATTAACGTGGTGAATTAATGATTGGCCAATTAAATTTGTTAACAAGAAACAATTAGAAATTATGCCATTGTTGGTAGTGGCGATATGCCGTGCGAATTTGATCTTATTTTCTAATTATTGCAGTAGCATTGTAACGGTAGTGATGCTACTACGGCCATATTGAGATAAGGGATGTGTTTGGTGTAGACAATTAAGCATTAGTTCTTCGTTTGAAATtcaatgaaattgaaatttgattCGACTTTCGAGTTGAAAATAAATATGgtaatatgggtgtcattggaACCGTAATCTTGTGGATGTTGTGTATTTGGAACAAATTTTGACCACTTGGAAGCTTTATATAAGTGCAAGTTTGTTGGTTGACGCTTGACTTCGGTTTGAGGCAAATTGAGACTTTCTTAGACTCTTTTTCAAAgtgtttatttttagttatgtgtAATGAGAGTAATGGGGAAACGGGGTCCCGTGTAGGTGAAGTGACAAGCAGCTATGCTGGTACCGGTGTTATATGAGGggtt is a genomic window containing:
- the LOC107854940 gene encoding uncharacterized protein LOC107854940 isoform X1, which gives rise to MASIYNNQKIILLLIFSLVFLSSPGVLAKSRRPISDAEISQKKLQCYADIESGMWGEKCKATAVDKENCALQCLSPVCFEHVYQSDPLEEGEKDLVRSQEYKYCMHKCRYRSDDFRALIFVVPLC
- the LOC107854940 gene encoding uncharacterized protein LOC107854940 isoform X2 encodes the protein MASIYNNQKIILLLIFSLVFLSSPGVLAKSRRPISDAEISQKKLQCYADIESGMWGEKCKATAVDKENCALQCLSPVCFEHVYQSDPLEEGEKDLVRSQEYKYCMHKHSLGQSLDDIRGSFEW